Proteins from a genomic interval of Rhodothermus marinus:
- a CDS encoding HEAT repeat domain-containing protein, whose translation MLETLLQKLLEFTFGDRLFRVALLMLYGLSALAGLLIITAVLLRALRDYQQRQRQKREQRWYPLLLAVLTDAQPPQALWAQVSPKEAMDFCAFLYRFARRVTGSELERLHALAAPYLPRLERQVFRGTPEERAFRLQILGVLGRHTQTELLVQALDDPAPLVVLVAFRQLAHPETAYLAPILIDRMPRLHQTSPALLAALLARLGFDALPALRQALLDEHRPVWVRVVLADALHRLNDPRGAHLAADLLQHPDLPAELVQALLRLITVAGTPAHQEAILPYLQHPDEAVRVEAVRSLGAVGSEAQLPRLAASLQDPSPWVAMAAARALKQRQAITLLQEAARQPALRPLIEQVLHEDSASIP comes from the coding sequence ATGCTGGAGACCCTCCTGCAGAAGTTACTGGAGTTTACATTCGGAGATCGGCTCTTTCGGGTGGCGCTACTCATGCTCTACGGGCTGAGTGCGCTGGCCGGCTTGCTCATCATTACCGCCGTGCTGCTACGTGCCCTACGCGACTATCAGCAGCGGCAGCGCCAGAAGCGGGAACAACGCTGGTATCCTCTTTTACTGGCCGTTTTAACCGATGCACAACCGCCCCAGGCCCTATGGGCCCAGGTATCTCCCAAAGAGGCAATGGATTTCTGTGCATTCCTGTACCGATTCGCCCGGCGTGTAACCGGAAGCGAGCTGGAACGACTGCACGCGCTGGCAGCCCCTTATTTGCCCCGACTGGAGCGGCAAGTGTTTCGGGGAACACCGGAAGAGCGGGCCTTCCGCCTCCAGATTCTCGGCGTATTGGGCCGACACACGCAAACCGAGCTGCTGGTTCAGGCGCTGGACGATCCGGCCCCGCTCGTAGTCCTGGTCGCGTTTCGCCAGCTGGCCCATCCAGAGACGGCCTATCTTGCGCCGATTCTGATCGATCGGATGCCCCGTTTGCATCAGACATCACCAGCGCTCTTAGCTGCATTACTGGCCCGGCTGGGCTTTGATGCCCTGCCTGCCCTGCGCCAGGCGTTGCTGGACGAACACCGGCCGGTATGGGTGCGCGTCGTGCTGGCCGATGCCCTGCACCGCCTGAACGATCCACGAGGAGCGCATCTGGCGGCCGATCTGCTGCAGCATCCCGACCTTCCGGCCGAGCTGGTACAGGCGTTGCTCCGATTGATCACGGTGGCTGGCACACCCGCGCATCAGGAAGCCATCCTCCCCTACCTGCAACACCCGGACGAAGCCGTTCGGGTGGAAGCGGTCCGTTCCCTGGGCGCCGTCGGCAGCGAAGCACAACTTCCACGGCTGGCGGCGTCCCTTCAGGATCCCTCGCCATGGGTCGCCATGGCGGCGGCCCGTGCTCTCAAACAGCGCCAGGCCATCACGCTACTACAGGAGGCCGCCCGCCAGCCAGCGCTGCGCCCTCTGATCGAACAAGTGCTGCACGAAGACTCGGCAAGTATCCCATGA
- a CDS encoding transposase-like zinc-binding domain-containing protein: MARKASPDNPPCPRCGDKHTVRNGHKDGRPRWVCRGCGRSFGLTLGTPMYRLRTPPAEVARALLLVMRRGSLSAAEEITGHKYETIGRWLRRAADHAEAITRALVQELQLSQLEVDAFWSFVKKSVRMLEQGRARQAKWALVGDV, translated from the coding sequence ATGGCTCGAAAAGCATCACCGGACAACCCACCCTGTCCCCGTTGTGGCGACAAGCACACGGTCCGCAACGGGCATAAAGATGGCCGCCCGCGCTGGGTCTGTCGCGGCTGCGGCCGTTCCTTCGGTCTCACCCTGGGCACCCCGATGTATCGCCTGCGCACCCCACCGGCCGAAGTGGCCCGTGCCCTGCTCCTCGTCATGCGGCGGGGGAGTTTGAGCGCCGCCGAGGAGATCACGGGCCACAAGTATGAGACGATCGGCCGTTGGCTGCGTCGGGCGGCCGACCATGCGGAGGCCATTACCCGGGCGTTGGTCCAGGAGCTCCAGCTGAGCCAGCTGGAGGTGGACGCCTTTTGGTCCTTTGTCAAAAAAAGTGTGCGGATGCTGGAGCAGGGTCGGGCCAGACAGGCGAAGTGGGCCCTCGTTGGGGATGTTTGA
- the floA gene encoding flotillin-like protein FloA (flotillin-like protein involved in membrane lipid rafts), translating to MEFLFSSGLILLVLIVAGLALFFYFVPVGLWITAYFSGVRLKLLRDLVGMRLRKVPPHLIVKPLITAHKAGIYLETAQLEAHYLAGGNVQKVVNALISADKANIDLTFERAAAIDLAGRDVYEAVQVSVNPKVIETPPVSAVAKDGIQVRAIARVTVRANIERLVGGAGEETIIARVGEGIVSTIGSADSHKEVLENPDRISKTVLEKGLDAGTAFEILSIDIADVDVGENIGAKLQTDQAEADLRVARAKAEERRAAAVAREQEMRALVQEMRAKVVEAEAEIPKAIAEALRNGNLGVLDYYNLRNIQADTEMRRAISGATEEDADGA from the coding sequence ATGGAATTCCTGTTCTCTTCCGGCCTGATTCTGCTGGTGCTCATCGTGGCCGGGCTGGCGCTGTTCTTCTACTTTGTGCCGGTCGGTCTCTGGATTACGGCCTATTTCTCGGGCGTCCGGCTCAAGTTGCTGCGCGATCTGGTGGGCATGCGGCTGCGCAAGGTGCCGCCGCATCTGATCGTCAAGCCGCTCATCACGGCGCACAAGGCGGGCATCTATCTGGAGACGGCCCAGCTCGAAGCGCACTACCTGGCGGGCGGTAACGTGCAGAAGGTGGTCAACGCCCTCATCTCCGCCGACAAGGCCAACATCGACCTGACCTTCGAGCGGGCGGCCGCCATCGATCTGGCCGGACGCGATGTGTACGAAGCGGTGCAGGTGTCGGTCAATCCCAAGGTGATCGAAACGCCGCCCGTCTCGGCCGTGGCCAAGGACGGCATTCAGGTGCGGGCCATCGCCCGCGTGACCGTGCGGGCGAACATCGAACGCCTGGTGGGTGGCGCCGGCGAGGAGACGATCATCGCGCGCGTGGGTGAGGGTATCGTCTCGACGATCGGCTCGGCCGATTCGCACAAGGAGGTGCTGGAAAATCCGGACCGCATTTCGAAGACCGTGCTCGAGAAGGGGCTGGATGCCGGCACCGCCTTCGAGATCCTGTCGATCGACATTGCCGATGTGGACGTCGGTGAGAACATCGGGGCCAAGCTGCAGACCGACCAGGCCGAGGCCGACCTGCGCGTGGCGCGCGCCAAAGCCGAAGAGCGGCGGGCGGCTGCCGTGGCGCGTGAGCAGGAAATGCGGGCGCTCGTGCAGGAGATGCGGGCCAAGGTAGTCGAGGCCGAGGCCGAGATCCCGAAGGCGATTGCCGAGGCGCTGCGCAACGGCAACCTGGGCGTGCTCGACTACTACAACCTGCGCAACATCCAGGCCGACACCGAGATGCGCCGGGCCATCAGCGGCGCGACCGAGGAGGACGCGGACGGCGCCTGA
- the moaC gene encoding cyclic pyranopterin monophosphate synthase MoaC translates to MTDELQTPAYALTHLNPEGGVRMVDVSVKGLTVRTAVASGRVIVPPEVLRAITENQVRKGDVLTVAQIAGIMGAKQTSLLIPLCHHVNLTAVDLELKPNEETNSIEIRAYTKATGPTGVEMEALTAVSIAALTIYDMCKSLSKEIVITDIQLLAKTGGASGDYRKMPARSE, encoded by the coding sequence ATGACCGACGAACTGCAGACACCGGCCTACGCGCTGACGCACCTGAATCCGGAAGGGGGCGTGCGCATGGTGGACGTCTCGGTTAAAGGACTGACCGTGCGGACGGCCGTGGCCAGCGGACGCGTGATCGTACCGCCGGAGGTGCTCCGAGCCATCACCGAAAATCAGGTGCGCAAGGGCGACGTGCTGACGGTGGCCCAGATTGCGGGCATCATGGGCGCCAAGCAGACCAGCCTGCTCATCCCGCTCTGCCATCACGTGAACCTGACGGCTGTCGACCTGGAACTGAAACCCAACGAAGAAACGAACAGCATCGAAATTCGCGCCTACACGAAAGCCACCGGTCCGACCGGCGTCGAGATGGAGGCGCTGACGGCCGTTTCGATTGCGGCGCTGACCATCTACGACATGTGCAAATCGCTTTCGAAGGAGATCGTCATCACCGATATTCAATTGCTGGCCAAGACCGGCGGTGCCAGCGGCGACTACCGAAAGATGCCGGCCCGTTCGGAGTAA
- a CDS encoding amidohydrolase: MKGGGAILLAAMLLLPMQVRGQADYVLINGRLYTVDPAQPVAEAMAVRGDRILMVGTTAQLTAAYPDAPHIDLQGRAVVPGFIDAHAHLMGLGLSRLRADLTGTRSVEEILERLREFARQLPEDAWLLGRGWDQNDWPVKEFPTRQMLDEVFPERPVWLVRIDGHAAWANTAAIRRANPALLTEQIPDPEGGHIVRDAEGSPTGVFIDEAMDLIARHIPPPSEAELEEALRRAVAEANRFGLTGVHDAGAGLATIRRYQQAVDAGTLTLRLYVMVDGLGKAFDYFCEHGPLLDYGGRLTVRSVKFYIDGALGSRGAALLADYSDDPGNRGLLRHEPEVFADMVQRAMKCGFQVNTHAIGDRGVRVVLNAYEKALRTLGRTVGRHRVEHAQVVAPEDFARFAELDLIASMQPTHATSDMYWAEDRLGPERVRGAYAWRTFLEHGVRLAFGSDFPVESANPLLGFYAAITRQDAEGWPEGGWYPEQRLTREEALRAFTLDAAYAAFQEHELGSLTPGKYADFVVLSHDIMTVPPEQILQTRVLATFFGGRCVYHDPEAAGLCPASP, from the coding sequence ATGAAAGGCGGAGGTGCTATACTTCTGGCGGCCATGTTGCTACTTCCCATGCAGGTACGTGGACAGGCCGATTACGTGCTGATCAACGGCCGGCTCTACACGGTCGATCCGGCGCAGCCGGTGGCCGAGGCCATGGCCGTGCGGGGCGACCGCATCCTGATGGTCGGTACCACCGCGCAATTGACGGCCGCCTATCCCGATGCGCCGCACATCGACCTGCAGGGCCGCGCCGTCGTGCCGGGCTTCATCGACGCACATGCCCACCTGATGGGCCTGGGACTGAGCCGCCTGCGGGCCGATCTGACCGGCACGCGTTCCGTCGAGGAAATCCTGGAGCGTTTGCGAGAGTTTGCGCGCCAGCTCCCCGAGGACGCCTGGCTGCTGGGCCGGGGCTGGGACCAGAACGACTGGCCCGTGAAGGAATTTCCCACCCGGCAGATGCTGGACGAGGTCTTTCCGGAGCGGCCGGTCTGGCTGGTGCGCATCGACGGACACGCCGCCTGGGCCAATACGGCCGCCATCCGACGGGCCAATCCGGCACTGCTCACCGAACAGATTCCCGATCCCGAAGGCGGACACATCGTGCGCGATGCCGAGGGAAGCCCCACGGGCGTGTTCATCGACGAGGCAATGGACCTGATCGCCCGGCATATCCCGCCGCCCTCCGAGGCCGAGCTGGAAGAGGCCTTGCGCCGGGCCGTGGCCGAGGCCAATCGCTTCGGGCTGACGGGCGTGCATGACGCCGGGGCCGGTCTGGCAACCATTCGTCGCTATCAACAGGCCGTTGATGCGGGCACGCTGACGCTTCGGCTTTACGTGATGGTGGACGGCCTCGGGAAAGCATTCGACTACTTCTGCGAGCATGGTCCGCTGCTGGACTACGGCGGACGTCTGACCGTGCGTTCCGTCAAGTTCTACATCGACGGGGCACTGGGTAGCCGGGGAGCTGCGCTGCTGGCGGATTACAGCGACGATCCGGGTAACCGTGGATTGCTGCGCCACGAGCCCGAGGTGTTTGCCGACATGGTGCAGCGAGCGATGAAGTGCGGCTTCCAGGTCAACACGCACGCCATCGGCGACCGGGGTGTGCGGGTGGTGCTGAATGCCTACGAAAAGGCGCTGCGCACGCTCGGGCGCACGGTAGGCCGCCACCGGGTGGAGCATGCCCAGGTGGTGGCGCCGGAGGATTTTGCCCGCTTTGCCGAGCTGGACCTGATCGCCTCGATGCAGCCGACGCACGCCACCAGCGACATGTACTGGGCCGAGGACCGACTGGGCCCCGAGCGCGTGCGCGGTGCCTACGCCTGGCGCACGTTCCTGGAGCACGGCGTGCGGCTGGCCTTCGGGTCCGACTTTCCCGTCGAGTCGGCCAACCCGCTGCTGGGCTTTTATGCGGCCATCACGCGGCAGGACGCCGAGGGCTGGCCGGAAGGTGGCTGGTATCCCGAGCAGCGGCTTACGCGCGAGGAAGCACTCCGCGCCTTTACGCTCGACGCCGCCTATGCCGCCTTTCAGGAGCACGAGCTGGGCTCGCTGACGCCCGGCAAGTATGCTGATTTCGTCGTGCTTTCACACGACATCATGACCGTGCCGCCGGAGCAAATCCTGCAAACCCGGGTGCTGGCCACCTTTTTCGGGGGGCGGTGCGTCTACCACGACCCTGAAGCCGCCGGCCTGTGCCCGGCTTCGCCGTGA
- the dtd gene encoding D-aminoacyl-tRNA deacylase, translating into MVALVQRVSEASVEVDGRITGAIGTGLLILLGVHRNDTEAEADWLARKCANLRIFPDEEGKMNRSLRDIGGEALVVSQFTLYGDASRGHRPSFTESAPPEKAEPLYRYFVEQLSKELGRPVPTGVFGAMMRVRLVNDGPVTLWVERKPKNALS; encoded by the coding sequence ATGGTTGCATTAGTGCAGCGCGTTTCGGAAGCTTCCGTGGAAGTGGATGGCCGGATCACCGGCGCCATCGGAACGGGCCTGCTGATTCTGCTGGGTGTGCACCGCAACGATACGGAAGCCGAGGCCGACTGGCTGGCCCGCAAGTGCGCCAACCTCCGTATTTTCCCGGATGAGGAAGGAAAGATGAATCGCTCCTTGCGCGACATCGGCGGCGAGGCACTTGTCGTGTCGCAATTCACGCTCTACGGCGATGCCTCGCGTGGGCACCGGCCCTCGTTTACCGAATCGGCCCCGCCCGAAAAGGCCGAACCGCTCTACCGGTACTTCGTGGAACAACTTTCAAAGGAGCTGGGACGGCCGGTGCCGACGGGCGTCTTTGGCGCCATGATGCGCGTGCGGCTGGTCAACGACGGGCCCGTCACGCTCTGGGTGGAACGTAAGCCGAAGAACGCACTGTCATGA
- the rdgB gene encoding RdgB/HAM1 family non-canonical purine NTP pyrophosphatase, with protein sequence MEKASQPITLVLATRNPGKLAELQAMLAGLPVQLRAATDFPGAPEVEEDAATLEGNAARKARALQEFTGLPALADDTGLEVEALGGAPGVHSARFAGPTATDADNRALLLERLKGVENRRACFRTVLAFAPDARTLHLFEGICPGWILEEERGSGGFGYDPLFVPEGYTQTFAEMPMEEKNRISHRGQALRAFVSFLREWLNEQDR encoded by the coding sequence ATGGAAAAAGCTTCACAGCCTATCACGCTGGTGCTGGCCACGCGCAATCCTGGCAAACTGGCCGAGTTGCAGGCGATGCTGGCCGGTCTACCGGTTCAGCTCCGGGCAGCCACCGATTTTCCCGGTGCCCCCGAAGTGGAAGAAGATGCGGCCACGCTCGAAGGCAATGCGGCGCGCAAGGCGCGGGCGTTGCAGGAATTCACCGGCCTGCCCGCGCTGGCCGACGACACGGGTCTGGAAGTCGAGGCGCTGGGCGGCGCGCCGGGCGTGCACTCGGCCCGCTTCGCCGGTCCGACGGCCACCGATGCCGACAACCGGGCGCTGCTTCTGGAGCGTCTGAAGGGCGTCGAGAATCGCCGGGCCTGTTTCCGGACGGTGCTGGCCTTCGCACCCGATGCCCGCACGCTCCATCTGTTCGAGGGGATCTGCCCGGGATGGATTCTGGAAGAAGAGCGGGGCAGCGGCGGCTTCGGTTATGACCCGCTGTTTGTGCCGGAAGGCTACACGCAGACCTTCGCCGAAATGCCCATGGAAGAGAAAAACCGCATCAGCCATCGCGGGCAGGCGTTGCGGGCGTTTGTTAGCTTTCTCCGGGAATGGCTGAACGAACAGGATCGCTGA
- the rpsU gene encoding 30S ribosomal protein S21, with the protein MARPGVGIKVRENEPIDRVLRRFKRAVNRSKILREYRQHMFYIKPSERRRIERQKALRNARRHSQQS; encoded by the coding sequence TTGGCACGCCCAGGCGTAGGCATCAAAGTTCGCGAGAACGAACCGATCGATCGTGTGCTGCGGCGTTTCAAGCGCGCCGTCAACCGCAGCAAGATTCTGCGCGAGTACCGTCAGCATATGTTTTACATCAAGCCTTCCGAACGGCGGCGCATCGAGCGCCAGAAGGCGCTGCGCAATGCACGCCGGCATTCGCAGCAGTCCTGA
- a CDS encoding peroxidase-related enzyme (This protein belongs to a clade of uncharacterized proteins related to peroxidases such as the alkylhydroperoxidase AhpD.), which translates to MAWIEIIPEEAATGELKTLYEEIRQRRGKISNILAVHSLHPGALRAHLELYLQVMFSRSGLSRAERELVAVVVSATNRCTYCVQHHAEALRAYWKDPEQVEQAVRDYRKLALPERTRALLDHAVKLTRTPDRVTEADLDRLRALGWTDRDILDLTLIVAYFNFVNRIALGLGVMPTPEEVQGYRY; encoded by the coding sequence ATGGCCTGGATTGAAATTATTCCGGAAGAGGCCGCCACGGGCGAACTGAAGACCCTTTATGAAGAGATCCGGCAGCGTCGGGGGAAGATCTCGAACATTCTGGCCGTGCACAGCCTGCACCCCGGTGCCCTGCGGGCGCATCTGGAGCTGTACCTGCAGGTGATGTTTTCCCGTTCAGGGCTCAGCCGGGCCGAACGCGAACTGGTGGCCGTGGTGGTGTCGGCCACCAATCGCTGCACCTACTGCGTGCAGCACCATGCCGAGGCACTCAGGGCCTACTGGAAAGATCCGGAACAGGTAGAGCAGGCCGTTCGGGATTACCGAAAGCTGGCATTGCCGGAGCGCACGCGCGCCCTGCTGGATCATGCCGTCAAACTGACGCGCACGCCCGACCGGGTGACCGAGGCGGATCTGGATCGGCTCCGGGCGCTGGGATGGACCGATCGGGACATTCTGGACCTTACGCTGATCGTGGCCTACTTCAACTTTGTCAATCGGATTGCCCTGGGACTGGGCGTGATGCCGACGCCGGAGGAAGTGCAGGGATACCGATACTGA
- a CDS encoding DUF3179 domain-containing protein, with product MLQTAWSSCLPLFCPLCHAALVVERPEVDGVRLTFGTTGNLRHSDLVMWDRQTESWWQQFEGQAIVGRLAGYRLRSLPAMLIDWRTFKQQYPQGRVLSRQTGYRRPCGRNPYPGYERLDRPPLLLHKLEDDRLLPMQKVVGVVYQEQARAYPLALLRRHRVVMDTLGAVPLVVFWQDGTAAALDGRRMAEGRKEGSVGVFLRQINGRILTFEARSEGFYDRETGSRWTITGQAVAGPLRGRRLTPLVHHTVFWFVWAVFQPEGSLYTESQTSDGLD from the coding sequence TTGCTTCAAACGGCATGGAGCAGTTGCCTTCCTCTATTCTGCCCGCTCTGTCATGCGGCCCTAGTCGTCGAGCGGCCCGAGGTGGACGGCGTTCGCCTGACATTCGGCACCACGGGCAATCTGCGACACAGCGACCTGGTCATGTGGGATCGCCAGACCGAGAGCTGGTGGCAGCAATTTGAGGGGCAGGCCATTGTGGGCCGGCTGGCCGGCTATCGGCTGCGTAGCCTTCCGGCCATGCTGATCGACTGGCGCACTTTCAAACAGCAGTATCCCCAGGGGCGTGTGCTTTCACGGCAGACGGGCTACCGTCGTCCCTGCGGGCGGAATCCTTATCCGGGCTATGAACGGCTGGACCGTCCGCCTCTGCTTCTGCACAAACTGGAGGACGACCGCCTGCTGCCCATGCAGAAGGTGGTGGGCGTGGTGTATCAAGAGCAGGCGCGTGCCTATCCGCTGGCGCTGCTGCGACGGCATCGGGTGGTCATGGACACACTGGGCGCCGTTCCCCTGGTGGTTTTCTGGCAGGACGGGACCGCTGCGGCACTGGATGGGAGGCGGATGGCCGAAGGCCGCAAGGAGGGAAGCGTCGGCGTATTCCTTCGGCAGATAAACGGCCGGATCCTTACCTTTGAGGCACGGTCCGAGGGGTTTTACGACCGGGAGACCGGCAGCCGCTGGACGATCACCGGTCAGGCCGTGGCCGGACCGCTTCGGGGGCGACGGTTGACGCCTCTGGTACACCACACGGTCTTCTGGTTTGTGTGGGCCGTGTTCCAACCGGAGGGTTCTCTGTACACCGAAAGCCAGACAAGCGATGGCCTGGATTGA